The nucleotide sequence ACAAAGCTCTGGATGACCTTGGATCCTACGATTTTATCTGGATCCGCTTCTTTCTGGAGTACCACCGCCGCTCATCCTTCGATATCCTGAAGCGGATTTCCGGACTCCTTGCAAAAAACGGCATCCTCTGTACAGCGGAGCTTGATCATCACAGCCTGAACCATTATCCCCTGGAGGAGCGCATGCAGAAAACCCTCCACGGTTTATCCGATCACCTTCAGAAGAACGCGGATTGGGACCCCTACGCGGGGCGCAAGTTATATACCCATCTGTACGATATCGGACTTGAGAATATTGAGCTGAAGCTTGATGCCCATCACCTGATTTACGGCACAATGGAAACGGTCCAGGAAAGCGACTGGCTTACAAAACTGAATGTGGCCGCCGGACAATGCGGGTATCCCTTCGATGAGTACGAAGGCGGGTTTGATGAATTTCTTGAAGACGCAGAGAAGCTTCTTGCCGATCCCAGACGCTTTACCTATACACCGATTATCATCTGCCGGGGAGTTAAGCCAGGCGCTTGATAAAGTCCGGAACGCGCTGGACCAGATTATTCTTCTGCAGGTACATAAAGAAGGCCATGATTACCCGTCTGTCCAGGTGATGATCCGCCTCCTTCATCAGCAGTTCGAGGGCCTCATCTGCCAGCATTGGCTGGCGATAATGACGCTGTGAAGTAATGGCATCGTAAAAATCGCCCACCGCGATAATTCTGGCCCCCAGGGGAATTTCGTTTCCCTTAAGGCCTTTCGGATACCCTTCACCGTCAAGCCGTTCATGATGAGAGGAGGCAATCCTGGGTACCTGGGTATAGATTCCGTCCCAGGCAATCTGGCTTAAGATGCCATGGGTCTTGGCGGCATGGGTTTTAATAACCGCGTATTCCACCGGCGTAAGCCCTCCCTGTTTTTTCAGGATTGAATCGGGAACGCCTATCTTACCGTAATCGTGAAGCAGGGCGGCAATGCGGATCATCTCCTGAAAATCCTTGCTTAATCCCAGCTCCCTGCTTATCCCGATGGAATACTGCGTAACCTTCTCTGAATGACCCGCGGTCAGATTATCCCGGGCATCGATACTTGATGCCAGAACCTGGATAATGGACTTGAACTGCTCCTCGCGGCTCTCGATCAACCGGGCATTTTTAATGCTCATCCCGATAACCGAGGCAATTCCCCGCAGCATGTTCAGATCACTGCTCAAAAGCGGCTGTTTGCTCTGTACATTATCCACTGCCAGGATACCCAGGGATTCCTCTTCACAGACAATGGGACAGCAGATAAAAGAGCGGGTACCGGTGCTGCGGGCAAAAGCCAGGCTTCTGGCGGAAAGGTCCTTTTCGATCTCGTTCAAATCATTTACCAGAAACGAGCGCCGTTCCCGGTAACTCAACACAAAGATCCCCTTGGAACCCTTTTTATCGAGGTGAAACCCGGTTTCGTTTAACAGGGACAGATGGTCCCGGGTGTAGCCGAATCCAGCCCGGAATTCAAGCCTGGAGCCGTCTTCGTTGGCCAGCATAATGACGCCCCGGTCGTAATTAAGCAGCTTTTCAAAGATTTGAGCCACGTTGCTCAATACATCATCTATGCAGGTATACTTGCTGATTGCTTCTCCCACTTCGTGGGAAACAGTCGTATTGTTGTAGTTAATCCTCGTCTGCAGAGCCAGCTCTTCCGTCGATTGCCGCAGTTCATCCAGCGTTTCCATCATGTGATGTCTTTCGCGGTTCTTGGCAAGAAGAGTAAGAATCAGGTTTACAGAAAGCAGACCGAGGGAAAGCAGCAGCCAGCCTGTCTGAGGGATCAAAGGAAAACTACCTGCGGTAAACATTACACTTACAGCAGCAAAACCGTAGCGCAGCTTCCGGATCGGAACCAGAGAGGTTGCCTCCCAGCGGACCTCGTATCTGCAGATGGTATCGCCCCGGAAAACACACTCACTATGATCGATTTTCGGCAAACGGTGGGTAAACGCCAGGGCGATAGATTCGAAAATACCCATTCTGTTTTCACACTGATAGTGCTTTTCCTTGATCCCTGGCAGAGGGCTTACAACTATCTCTACCGAATGAGAATCAATCTTTCGCACCTTGAACACCGAAGAACGGGTAATCAGAGCCGAGGACTTTTCCAGTATTGAATAGGCCTGCTGTGGGCCGAGAAAACCAAGTAGATAGCGCCGAATCAGGGACTTTGTCTCAATGGCGGTGGCAAAACGTCCTGCCTCGCGGGCTATGGTCAGGTTTCTGGTAAGCTGAACGGTCTTTTCGTAGAAACGGTCTATCTGGGTCTGGGTGAACCAGTGTCCGTCATCGTTGACCTCGTAGGATTTCATACCCGCATGATCAAGGATTCTGCCGATACTGACATCAGGATATTTCCTTTCCAGGAAACGTACCCATACCTGTATATTGCGGCTGTTATATAATTTTTCCGAACTTTCCGGACCGTCTATCATCGACCGCACATCCTTCAGGGTTTGACTGTTCGCAGGATTGATTGAATATGCTCAAAATATTTATCACCGATCATGGTATCCATGACCCAGGCAATGTAACTCTTCTCATATTCTACACCCAGCTTATCGGCAGATTCCCGCGGAAATACAAGCACCGGAGACGAACTATTGACGCCTTCACGGCAAAGGCTGGTAAATGCACGGGACAATATTTCCTTAGTTGTAAGCTCAGGTTTAAGTAAAAACAAAGTTATGGAATTTGTCAACTCCGACAGGTTGATTCCCGTGTCCGAACGGTTGACAATGAACACAGCCGCCAGACGTCGGTTATGTTTTAAAACCCGTACCTTTATGTCCCGCAGAATTCCCAGATCCTTGTAGGCCTGCCGAACACCTGCGTTGGAGACATCAAGATCGGCAAAAGGCGGTAAATGCATGGCATTCAAAAGCAGTCCGCCGGAAACCTCTTCGTAATAGCAGTTAAGCCGGATGAAATCTTCCTCCCCTGCTTCATCAAGAGTCCAGAGAGGGTTCTCCCGCAGGTCCCTGTCGTCAGAACGAAGGGAACAGTATGCAACCTCGTCATTGGAACAGATCTTCCGATCCTCCACATAATCCACCAGGCCGCCGAAAATTTTGTTGGGAAAATGGTTTTCCCGCCGAAAGTAGCACATCATATAATCCAGGTTCATTCTGGCAAAACGGCAGCTGTCGTTCACGTAGCTTCCCACCTGATGCAGCACGCTGATTCCCGCGTTCCGTCCCTTTATGCCCGCCGAAGCATGGTGATGCAGCAGCCAGGTCCGCTCGTAAAA is from Marispirochaeta sp. and encodes:
- a CDS encoding methyltransferase domain-containing protein yields the protein MIKIDEHPYLMEHCGEGERLVRKTRAERVIQQALWAGLKPGMRVLDVGCGAGFTTSLLAGISGNAEGLDVSTDRIESARKAYPERTFHQRDIYKALDDLGSYDFIWIRFFLEYHRRSSFDILKRISGLLAKNGILCTAELDHHSLNHYPLEERMQKTLHGLSDHLQKNADWDPYAGRKLYTHLYDIGLENIELKLDAHHLIYGTMETVQESDWLTKLNVAAGQCGYPFDEYEGGFDEFLEDAEKLLADPRRFTYTPIIICRGVKPGA
- a CDS encoding HD domain-containing phosphohydrolase; this translates as MIDGPESSEKLYNSRNIQVWVRFLERKYPDVSIGRILDHAGMKSYEVNDDGHWFTQTQIDRFYEKTVQLTRNLTIAREAGRFATAIETKSLIRRYLLGFLGPQQAYSILEKSSALITRSSVFKVRKIDSHSVEIVVSPLPGIKEKHYQCENRMGIFESIALAFTHRLPKIDHSECVFRGDTICRYEVRWEATSLVPIRKLRYGFAAVSVMFTAGSFPLIPQTGWLLLSLGLLSVNLILTLLAKNRERHHMMETLDELRQSTEELALQTRINYNNTTVSHEVGEAISKYTCIDDVLSNVAQIFEKLLNYDRGVIMLANEDGSRLEFRAGFGYTRDHLSLLNETGFHLDKKGSKGIFVLSYRERRSFLVNDLNEIEKDLSARSLAFARSTGTRSFICCPIVCEEESLGILAVDNVQSKQPLLSSDLNMLRGIASVIGMSIKNARLIESREEQFKSIIQVLASSIDARDNLTAGHSEKVTQYSIGISRELGLSKDFQEMIRIAALLHDYGKIGVPDSILKKQGGLTPVEYAVIKTHAAKTHGILSQIAWDGIYTQVPRIASSHHERLDGEGYPKGLKGNEIPLGARIIAVGDFYDAITSQRHYRQPMLADEALELLMKEADHHLDRRVIMAFFMYLQKNNLVQRVPDFIKRLA